The following proteins are co-located in the Manihot esculenta cultivar AM560-2 chromosome 9, M.esculenta_v8, whole genome shotgun sequence genome:
- the LOC110623128 gene encoding ABC transporter B family member 1 — protein MSQESEEIKTIEQWKWSEMQGLELVSPAPPPCSDPFKTNSSSSPPSTSTLTIDSQQLQMDNINTTPKKDGGGSVSNSGGGGGGEKPGDVATVGFVELFRFADGLDYVLMAIGSVGALVHGSSLPLFLRFFADLVNSFGSNANDMDKMMQEVLKYAFYFLIVGAAIWASSWAEISCWMWTGERQSTRMRIKYLEAALNQDIQYFDTEVRTSDVVFAINTDAVMVQDAISEKLGNFLHYMATFVSGFVVGFTAVWQLALVTLAVVPLIAVIAAIHTNTLAKLSGKSQEALSQAGNIVEQTIVQIRVVLAFVGESRALQGYSSALKVAQRIGYKSGFAKGMGLGATYFVVFCCYALLLWYGGYLVRHHYTNGGLAISTMFAVMLGGLALGQSAPSMGAFAKAKVAATKIFRMIDHKPAVDRNSESGLELDAVTGLVELKNVDFSYPSRPEVRILNNFTLNVPAGKTIALVGSSGSGKSTVVSLIERFYDPNSGQVLVDGHDIKTLKLRWLRQQIGLVSQEPALFATSIKENILLGRPDADQIEIEEAARVANAHSFIVKLPEGFDTQVGERGLQLSGGQKQRIAIARAMLKNPAILLLDEATSALDSESEKLVQEALDRFMIGRTTLVIAHRLSTIRKADLVAVLQQGSVTEIGTHDELIAKGENGVYAKLIRMQEAAHETAMNNARKSSARPSSARNSVSSPIIARNSSYGRSPYSRRLSDFSTSDFSLSLDAAYPNYRLEKLPFKEQASSFWRLAKMNSPEWVYALVGSIGSVVCGSLSAFFAYVLSAVLSVYYNPNHAYMSREIGKYCYLLIGLSSAALIFNTLQHFFWDIVGENLTKRVREKMLAAVLKNETAWFDQEENESARIAARLALDANNVRSAIGDRISVIVQNTALMLVACTAGFVLQWRLALVLIAVFPLVVAATVLQKMFMTGFSGDLEAAHAKATQLAGEAIANVRTVAAFNSESQIVGLFTTNLQIPLRRCFWKGQIAGSGFGVAQFLLYASYALGLWYASWLVKHGISDFSKTIRVFMVLMVSANGAAETLTLAPDFIKGGRAMRSVFELLDRKTEIEPDEPDATAAPDRLRGEVELKHIDFSYPTRPDVPIFRDLNLRARAGKTLALVGPSGCGKSSVIALVQRFYEPSSGRVIIDGKDIRKYNLKSLRKHIAMVPQEPCLFAATIYENIAYGHESATEAEIIEAATLANAHKFISGLPDGYKTFVGERGVQLSGGQKQRIAIARALVRKAELMLLDEATSALDAESERSVQEALDRACSGKTTIVVAHRLSTIRNAHVIAVIDDGKVAEQGSHSHLLKNYPDGCYARMIQLQRFTHNQVIGMTSGSSSRSKDNGEREA, from the exons ATGTCACAAGAGTCTGAAGAGATAAAGACGATTGAGCAGTGGAAATGGTCCGAAATGCAAGGCCTTGAACTCGTGTCTCCTGCTCCTCCTCCTTGTTCTGACCCCTTTAAAACCAACTCTTCTTCCTCCCCTCCTTCAACTTCAACTCTAACAATTGACTCACAACAATTACAAATGGATAACATTAACACTACTCCAAAGAAAGATGGTGGTGGTAGTGTTAGTAATAGTGGTGGCGGTGGTGGTGGAGAGAAGCCAGGGGACGTTGCTACTGTTGGGTTCGTGGAGCTGTTCAGATTCGCTGATGGGTTGGATTATGTGTTGATGGCTATTGGGTCTGTTGGTGCATTAGTTCATGGCTCTTCATTGCCTCTCTTTCTTCGCTTCTTCGCTGATCTTGTTAACTCTTTTGGGTCTAATGCCAATGACATGGATAAGATGATGCAAGAAGTTCTCAAg TAtgcattttattttctcattgtTGGTGCTGCAATCTGGGCGTCTTCCTGGGCAG AGATATCATGTTGGATGTGGACTGGAGAGAGGCAATCAACCAGGATGAGGATCAAGTACTTAGAAGCAGCTCTGAACCAGGACATTCAATATTTTGACACAGAAGTTCGCACCTCCGACGTGGTTTTCGCCATTAACACTGATGCAGTGATGGTGCAAGATGCCATTAGTGAGAAG TTGGGCAATTTCCTTCACTATATGGCAACTTTTGTGTCTGGATTTGTGGTGGGCTTCACTGCTGTGTGGCAATTAGCTCTAGTCACTCTAGCAGTTGTTCCTCTTATTGCTGTGATTGCAGCAATCCACACAAACACACTAGCTAAGCTATCTGGGAAAAGCCAAGAAGCTTTATCACAAGCAGGAAACATTGTAGAACAG ACGATAGTTCAAATTCGGGTTGTTTTGGCATTTGTTGGGGAGTCAAGAGCATTACAAGGCTATTCGTCAGCATTGAAAGTGGCTCAAAGAATCGGTTACAAGAGTGGATTTGCCAAGGGAATGGGATTAGGTGCAACttattttgttgttttttgCTGCTATGCTCTGCTTCTCTGGTATGGAGGTTATCTTGTTAGACATCACTACACCAATGGAGGACTCGCAATATCCACCATGTTCGCTGTCATGCTTGGAGGATT GGCTTTAGGCCAATCTGCCCCTAGCATGGGTGCATTTGCTAAAGCAAAAGTTGCTGCTACGAAAATTTTTCGAATGATTGATCATAAGCCAGCTGTTGATAGAAACAGTGAATCTGGGTTAGAATTAGACGCAGTTACAGGGCTCGTTGAGCTCAAAAATGTAGATTTCTCCTACCCATCTAGGCCAGAAGTGAGAATCCTCAACAATTTTACCCTGAATGTTCCGGCCGGCAAGACCATAGCTTTGGTTGGCAGCAGTGGATCTGGTAAAAGCACTGTGGTCTCCCTCATTGAGAGATTCTATGATCCCAACTCAG GGCAAGTTCTGGTAGATGGGCATGATATAAAGACATTAAAGCTGAGATGGCTGAGACAACAAATAGGGCTTGTGAGCCAAGAGCCTGCCCTGTTTGCCACCTCCATTAAAGAAAATATACTGTTGGGTAGACCTGATGCAGATCAAattgagattgaagaagctGCCAGAGTTGCCAATGCTCATTCATTTATTGTCAAGCTCCCTGAAGGATTTGACACTCAG GTAGGTGAGAGAGGACTGCAGTTGTCTGGAGGGCAAAAGCAGAGAATAGCTATAGCAAGAGCAATGCTGAAAAATCCTGCTATTCTGCTTTTAGATGAGGCAACAAGTGCACTGGACTCTGAGTCGGAAAAACTGGTGCAGGAAGCTCTTGACAGATTCATGATTGGGAGGACAACACTTGTAATTGCCCACAGGCTCTCAACTATCCGAAAGGCGGATCTTGTAGCAGTACTCCAGCAGGGTAGTGTCACCGAAATTGGAACACATGACGAGCTCATTGCCAAAGGAGAGAATGGTGTTTATGCCAAGCTTATCAGAATGCAGGAAGCAGCTCATGAAACAGCTATGAACAATGCAAGGAAGAGCAGTGCAAG GCCTTCAAGTGCCAGAAACTCTGTGAGCTCACCAATTATTGCACGTAATTCATCTTATGGACGATCACCGTACTCGCGCAGGCTATCAGACTTCTCTACCTCAGATTTTAGTCTCTCCCTTGATGCTGCATACCCTAATTACCGACTTGAAAAGCTTCCTTTTAAAGAGCAAGCTAGTTCATTCTGGCGACTTGCGAAGATGAACTCTCCTGAATGGGTTTATGCGCTAGTTGGTTCTATAGGCTCCGTTGTTTGTGGCTCACTGAGTGCCTTCTTTGCCTATGTCCTCAGTGCTGTTCTCAGTGTTTACTATAATCCAAACCATGCTTATATGAGCAGAGAAATTGGAAAGTATTGCTATTTGTTAATTGGACTTTCATCAGCTGCACTAATTTTCAACACATTGCAGCATTTCTTCTGGGACATTGTAGGAGAGAATCTTACAAAACGAGTGAGGGAGAAAATGCTGGCAGCAGTGCTAAAAAATGAAACGGCGTGGTTCGATCAGGAGGAAAATGAGAGTGCTAGGATTGCAGCGAGATTAGCTCTCGATGCAAATAATGTCCGATCAGCCATTGGAGATAGGATTTCAGTGATTGTACAGAATACAGCACTGATGCTAGTCGCTTGCACTGCCGGGTTTGTTTTGCAGTGGCGCCTCGCCCTTGTCCTTATAGCCGTCTTCCCCTTGGTCGTTGCGGCCACTGTCCTACAG AAAATGTTCATGACTGGTTTCTCTGGAGATCTAGAAGCTGCACATGCCAAAGCCACACAACTAGCAGGAGAGGCCATAGCCAATGTAAGGACAGTTGCTGCTTTCAATTCAGAATCACAGATAGTCGGACTTTTCACCACCAACCTTCAGATTCCTCTCCGACGCTGCTTTTGGAAGGGGCAGATAGCTGGAAGTGGATTTGGAGTAGCCCAGTTTTTGCTCTATGCTTCCTACGCTCTTGGTCTTTGGTATGCTTCTTGGCTGGTGAAGCATGGAATCTCCGATTTCTCAAAGACAATCAGAGTTTTCATGGTCCTTATGGTTTCTGCCAATGGAGCAGCAGAAACATTAACCTTAGCTCCTGACTTTATCAAGGGTGGTCGAGCCATGCGCTCAGTTTTTGAACTACTTGACCGCAAAACAGAAATCGAACCTGATGAACCAGATGCCACTGCAGCTCCTGATCGTCTTCGTGGAGAAGTTGAACTAAAACACATAGACTTTTCTTATCCGACTCGCCCTGACGTCCCAATTTTCCGCGATCTGAATCTTCGTGCAAGAGCTGGAAAAACTCTAGCCCTTGTAGGTCCAAGTGGATGTGGCAAGAGCTCAGTCATTGCACTGGTACAGAGATTCTACGAGCCGTCATCTGGAAGGGTTATAATTGATGGGAAGGACATAAGAAAATACAACCTCAAGTCCCTGAGAAAGCACATTGCTATGGTTCCTCAGGAACCATGCCTCTTTGCTGCTACCATTTATGAAAACATTGCATATGGGCACGAATCAGCAACCGAGGCTGAAATCATTGAAGCTGCTACTTTAGCCAATGCCCATAAATTTATATCAGGATTGCCAGATGGGTATAAAACATTTGTAGGGGAGAGGGGAGTCCAGTTATCTGGAGGACAAAAACAAAGAATTGCCATAGCTCGAGCTCTAGTAAGAAAGGCAGAACTCATGCTACTTGATGAGGCAACAAGTGCATTGGATGCTGAGTCTGAGAGATCAGTCCAGGAGGCTCTTGATCGTGCTTGTTCAGGAAAGACCACCATTGTAGTTGCACACAGACTATCAACTATAAGAAATGCACATGTCATTGCTGTGATCGATGATGGAAAAGTAGCAGAGCAAGGATCTCACTCTCATCTGCTGAAAAATTATCCGGATGGGTGTTACGCTCGGATGATACAGCTGCAAAGGTTCACACATAACCAAGTCATTGGAATGACTTCAGGTTCAAGTTCTAGATCGAAAGACAACGGCGAGAGGGAAGCTTGA
- the LOC110622072 gene encoding zinc finger protein 593 has translation MGGKCPSRKVKKRRYSHKTARRSKFLVKGDDAVYEELQKPDVEKKALPLDEDLPGMGQYYCLHCDRYFANISIRDEHFKTKRHKKRMKQMMGPAPHTQLDAELAAGMGMPDNGPKLMSM, from the exons atgggAGGCAAGTGTCCGAGCAGGAAAGTGAAGAAGAGAAGATACTCTCACAAGACGGCTCGACGCTCCAAATTCCTCGTCAAAG GCGACGATGCGGTCTATGAGGAGCTGCAAAAGCCCGATGTGGAGAAGAAGGCCTTGCCCCTTGACGAGGACTTGCCTGGCATGGGCCAGTATTACTGTTTGCACTGCGA TCGATACTTCGCTAATATCAGTATAAGGGATGAGCATTTCAAGACGAAACGCCACAAGAAGCG TATGAAGCAAATGATGGGACCTGCACCACACACGCAATTAGATGCTGAATTAGCTGCTGGGATGGGTATGCCAGATAACGGTCCTAAACTTATGTCTATGTga
- the LOC110623207 gene encoding transcription factor-like protein DPB isoform X2: protein MVTGGSRRDDGDKNHHPSAATVSRGGTTRSWGTTTVSGQSVSTSGSVGSPSSRSEQAMATPASDTTLLRLNHLDIHTDDAATQDAAANKKKKRGQRAAGADKSGRGLRQFSMKVCEKVESKGTTTYNEVADELVAEFADPSNSVSSPDQQQYDEKNIRRRVYDALNVLMALDIISKDKKEIQWKGLPRTSLSDIEELKAERLGLRNRIEKKIAYLQELEEQYVGLQNLIHRNEQLYTSGNAPNGGVSLPFILVQTRPHATVEVEISEDMQLVHFDFNSTPFELHDDNYVLKAMKFCERPQSDDMAPNLATDGGEGSSMSNMFPQQILTSPGTNTPIRPPTSPPIPGIIKARVKHEH, encoded by the exons ATGGTCACTGGTGGGTCCCGCCGAGATGATGGGGACAAAAACCACCACCCTTCAGCTGCCACCGTCTCTAGAGGCGGTACCACCAGGTCTTGGGGAACTACTACTGTCTCCGGTCAATCGGTTTCGACCAGTGGTAGCGTTGGTTCCCCTTCTAGCCGGAGCGAGCAGGCCATGGCCACACCCGCCAGTGACACCACTCTTCTTAGGTTGAACCATCTTGACATTCACACCGACGATGCTGCCACCCAAGATGCCGCTGC taataagaagaaaaagagaggtCAGAGAGCAGCTGGAGCTGACAAGAGTGGTAGAGGACTCCGACAATTTAGTATGAAGG TGTGTGAAAAAGTGGAAAGCAAAGGAACAACTACTTACAATGAG GTTGCAGATGAACTTGTAGCTGAGTTTGCTGACCCTAGCAACAGTGTTTCATCTCCAGACCAG CAACAATATGATGAGAAAAACATACGGCGAAGGGTATACGATGCCCTGAATGTTCTCATGGCATTAGATATCATATCTAAGGATAAAAAGGAAATACAATGGAAAGGTCTTCCTCGAACCAGCCTGAGTGATATTGAAGAATTGAAG GCTGAGCGTCTTGGATTGAGAAATAGAATTGAGAAGAAAATTGCCTATTTGCAGGAACTGGAGGAACAA TACGTAGGTCTTCAAAACCTGATACATCGAAATGAGCAACTATACACCTCAGGAAACGCTCCCAATGGGGGTGTGTCCTTGCCTTTTATTTTGGTTCAG ACACGCCCTCATGCAACTGTTGAAGTGGAAATATCAGAAGATATGCAGCTGGTGCATTTTGACTTTAATAG CACCCCTTTTGAGCTGCACGACGATAATTATGTTCTTAAGGCAATGAAATTTTGTGAGAGACCACAGAGTGATGATATGGCACCCAATCTAGCTACTGATGGAGGTGAAGGTTCTAGCATGTCCAACATGTTCCCACAACAAATCCTTACTTCCCCAGGAACAAACACACCAATTAGGCCACCCACCTCACCACCTATTCCTGGAATTATTAAAGCGCGTGTTAAGCATGAACATTGA
- the LOC110623207 gene encoding transcription factor-like protein DPB isoform X1, with product MVTGGSRRDDGDKNHHPSAATVSRGGTTRSWGTTTVSGQSVSTSGSVGSPSSRSEQAMATPASDTTLLRLNHLDIHTDDAATQDAAANKKKKRGQRAAGADKSGRGLRQFSMKVCEKVESKGTTTYNEVADELVAEFADPSNSVSSPDQQQQYDEKNIRRRVYDALNVLMALDIISKDKKEIQWKGLPRTSLSDIEELKAERLGLRNRIEKKIAYLQELEEQYVGLQNLIHRNEQLYTSGNAPNGGVSLPFILVQTRPHATVEVEISEDMQLVHFDFNSTPFELHDDNYVLKAMKFCERPQSDDMAPNLATDGGEGSSMSNMFPQQILTSPGTNTPIRPPTSPPIPGIIKARVKHEH from the exons ATGGTCACTGGTGGGTCCCGCCGAGATGATGGGGACAAAAACCACCACCCTTCAGCTGCCACCGTCTCTAGAGGCGGTACCACCAGGTCTTGGGGAACTACTACTGTCTCCGGTCAATCGGTTTCGACCAGTGGTAGCGTTGGTTCCCCTTCTAGCCGGAGCGAGCAGGCCATGGCCACACCCGCCAGTGACACCACTCTTCTTAGGTTGAACCATCTTGACATTCACACCGACGATGCTGCCACCCAAGATGCCGCTGC taataagaagaaaaagagaggtCAGAGAGCAGCTGGAGCTGACAAGAGTGGTAGAGGACTCCGACAATTTAGTATGAAGG TGTGTGAAAAAGTGGAAAGCAAAGGAACAACTACTTACAATGAG GTTGCAGATGAACTTGTAGCTGAGTTTGCTGACCCTAGCAACAGTGTTTCATCTCCAGACCAG CAGCAACAATATGATGAGAAAAACATACGGCGAAGGGTATACGATGCCCTGAATGTTCTCATGGCATTAGATATCATATCTAAGGATAAAAAGGAAATACAATGGAAAGGTCTTCCTCGAACCAGCCTGAGTGATATTGAAGAATTGAAG GCTGAGCGTCTTGGATTGAGAAATAGAATTGAGAAGAAAATTGCCTATTTGCAGGAACTGGAGGAACAA TACGTAGGTCTTCAAAACCTGATACATCGAAATGAGCAACTATACACCTCAGGAAACGCTCCCAATGGGGGTGTGTCCTTGCCTTTTATTTTGGTTCAG ACACGCCCTCATGCAACTGTTGAAGTGGAAATATCAGAAGATATGCAGCTGGTGCATTTTGACTTTAATAG CACCCCTTTTGAGCTGCACGACGATAATTATGTTCTTAAGGCAATGAAATTTTGTGAGAGACCACAGAGTGATGATATGGCACCCAATCTAGCTACTGATGGAGGTGAAGGTTCTAGCATGTCCAACATGTTCCCACAACAAATCCTTACTTCCCCAGGAACAAACACACCAATTAGGCCACCCACCTCACCACCTATTCCTGGAATTATTAAAGCGCGTGTTAAGCATGAACATTGA